The Acinonyx jubatus isolate Ajub_Pintada_27869175 chromosome E3, VMU_Ajub_asm_v1.0, whole genome shotgun sequence genome has a window encoding:
- the SRRM2 gene encoding serine/arginine repetitive matrix protein 2 isoform X1 — protein MSSGPRIQNERFVVFSLKCERWCPPGHGAMYNGIGLPTPRGSGTNGYVQRNLSLVRGRRGERPDYKGEEELRRLEAALVKRPNPDILDHERKRRVELRCLELEEMMEEQGYEEQQIQEKVATFRLMLLEKDVNPGGKEETPGQRPAVTETHQLAELNEKKNERLRAAFGISDSYVDGSSFDPQRRAREAKQPAPEPPKPYSLVRESSSSRSPTPKQKKKKKKKDRGRRSESSSPRRERKKSSKKKKHRSESESKKRKHRSPTPKSKRKSKDKKRKRSRSTTPAPKSRRAHRSTSADSASSSDTSRSRSRSAAAKTHTITLTGRSPSPVSGRRGEGDAPSKEQGTTNTGQPSSPEPSTKQPSSPHEDKDKDKEKSAIRPSPSPERSSTGPEPPAPTPLLAEQHGGSPQPLSTTTLSQEPVNPPSEASPTRGRSPPKSPEKPPQSSSESCPPSPQPTKVSRHASSSPESPKPAPAPGSRREISSSPASKSRSHGRAKRDKSHSHTPSRRVGRSRSPTTTKRGRSRSRTPTKRGHSRSRSPQWRRSRSAQRWGRSRSPQRRGRSRSPQRPGWSRSRNTQRRGRSRSARRGRSHSRSPAARGRSRSRTPARRARSRSRTPARRRSRSRTPARRRSRSRTPARRGRSRSRTPARRRSRTRSPVRRRSRSRSPARRSGRSRSRTPARRRSRSRTPARRGRSRSRTPARRGRSRSRTPVRRGRSRSRTPARRRSRSRSLVRRGRSHSRTPQRRGRSGSSSERKNKSRASQRRSRSNSSPEMKKSRVSSRRSRSLSSPRSKAKSRLSLRRSLSGSSPCPKQKSRTPPRRSRSGSSQPKAKSRTPPRRSRSGSSPPSNQKSKTPSRQSCSSSSPQPKVKSGTPPRQGSVTSPQANEQSATPQIQSRSESSPDPEVKSMTPSRHSCSGSSPPRVKSSTPPRGCRSGSSSPQPKVKAVMSPVQSHSGSSSPSPSRVTSKTPPRQSRSESPCSKMESRLLQRHSRSRSSSPDTKVKPGTPPRQSHSGSTSPCPKVKPHTPSGHSLCGSKSPCSQEKSKDLPAQSSGSFSLCPGVKSATPPGEMYFVSSLQQKGQSQTSPDPRSDTSSPDMKRSHPESPSLQSKSHTPLKGGRSRSSSPITELTPRSPTRPDRSELSSPRLKSGMSPEQSKSQSDSFPYPAMDSKSLLGQSRLEPSESKEKTGLLLQEDTTVSSPGPRDKSSPFPVQDKSESSPVLRETPKIPSRERGGVGSSPDTKDQSTSAKPSQDEELMEVEKSEESSNQVLSHLSSELKEMAGGNFESSPEIEERPVSLTLDQSQSQTSLEAEVPAVASTWSGPRFSPEHKELSNSSPRENSFGSPLEFRNSGPVAEMNAGFSPEVKEDLNGSFPNQLETDPFVDMKEQSTRSSRRSSSELSPDAVEKAGMSSNQSVSSPVLDAVPRTPSRERSSSASPELKDGLPRTPSRRSRSGSSPGLRDGSGTPSRHSLSGSSPGMKDIPRTPSRGRSECDSSPEPKALPQTPRPRSRSPSSPELNNKCLTPQRERSGSESSVEQKTMARTPLGQRSRSGSSQELDGKPSASPQERSESDSSPDSKAKTRVPLRERSRSGSSPEVDSKARPSPRRSRSGSSPEVKDKLRVAPRAQSGSDSSPEPKAPALRALPRRSRSGSSSKGRGPSPDGSSSSESSPEHPPKSRTARRSSRSSPEPKTKSRTPPRRRSSRSSPELTRKARLSRRSRSASSSPETRSRTPPRRRRSPSVSSPEPAEKSRSSRRRRSASSPRAKTTSRRGRSPSPKPRGLQRSRSRSRREKTRTTRRRDRSGSSQSTSRRRQRSRSRSRVTRRRRGGSGYHSRSPARQESSRTSSRRRRGRSRTPPASRKRSRSRTSPAPWKRSRSRASPATHRRSRSRTPLVSRRRSRSRTSPVSRRRSRSRTSVTRRRSRSRASPVSRRRSRSRTPPVTRRRSRSRTPTRRRSRSRTPPVTRRRSRSRTPPVTRRRSRSRTSPIARRRSRSRTSPVTRRRSRSRTSPVTRRRSRSRTSPVTRRRSRSRTPPAIRRRSRSRTPLLPRKRSRSRSPLAIRRRSRSRTPRTTRGKRSLTRSPPAIRRRSASGSSSDRSRSATPPATRNHSGSRTPPVALNSSRMSCFSRPSMSPTPLDRCRSPGMLEPLGSSRTPMSVLQQAGGSMMDGPGPRIPDHPRTSVPENHAQSRIALALTAISLGTARPPPSMSAAGLAARMSQVPAPVPLMSLRTAPAASLASRIPAASAAAMNLAGARTPAIPTAVNLADSRTPAAAAAMNLASPRTAVAPSAVNLADPRTPTAPAVNLAGARTPAALAALSLTGSGTPPTAANYPSSSRTAQAAAPANLVGPRSAHATAPVNIASSRTPPAMAPASLTSARMAPALSGANLTSPRVPLTAYERVSGRTSPPLLDRARSRTPPGGPGSRTPPSALSQSRMTSERAPSPASRMVQASSQCVLPPAQDRARSPVPSAFSDQSRALLAQTTPVAGSQSLSSGTVAKTTSSAGDHNGMLSGPVPGVSHPEGGETPASTGAQQPSALATLQPAKERRSSSSSSSSSSSSSSSSSSSSSSSSSGSSSSDSEGSSLPAQPEVALKRVPSPTPAPKEAVREGRPPEPTPAKRKRRSSSSSSSSSSSSSSSSSSSSSSSSSSSSSSSSSSSSSSTSSSPSPAKPGPQALPKPASPKKPPPGERRSRSPRKPIDSLRDSRSLSYSPAERRRPSPQPSPRDQQSSSERGSRRGQRGDSRSPGHKRRRETPSPRPVRHRSSRSP, from the exons GTCTCCCACTCCAAAGAGCAAACGTAAATCTAAGGACAAGAAGCGGAAGCG GTCTCGTAGTACAACACCAGCCCCCAAGAGCCGCCGGGCCCACCGTTCAACGTCTGCTgactctgcttcctcttctgatACTTCCCGCAGTCG GTCTCGAAGTGCGGCAGCAAAGACCCATACAATTACCTTGACTGGGCGAAGTCCTTCCCCTGTTTCAGGGCGTCGAGGGGAGGGAGATGCACCTTCTAAGGAACAAGGTACCACCAACACAGGGCAGCCTAGCAGCCCAGAGCCATCTACAAAGCAGCCTAGCAGTCCTCATGAGGACAAAGACAAAGATAAGGAG AAATCTGCAATTCGACCTAGCCCCTCTCCGGAAAGGAGCAGCACAGGCCCAGAACCACCTGCTCCCACTCCGCTCCTTGCTGAGCAACATGGCGGCTCCCCACAACCCCTTTCAACAACCACCTTAAGTCAGGAGCCAGTGAACCCCCCATCTGAGGCTTCCCCAACCCGGGGCCGTTCACCACCTAAGTCTCCTGAGAAACCTCCCCAGTCGTCTTCAGAGAGCTGCCCACCATCCCCTCAACCTACCAAAGTTTCTCGACATGCCAGCTCTTCCCCTGAAAGTCCTAAACCTGCACCAGCTCCTGGGTCCCGCCGAGAGATTTCTTCTTCTCCCGCATCCAAGAGTCGCTCACATGGCCGAGCAAAGCGGGATAAGTCACATTCTCATACCCCTTCTCGAAGAGTGGGGAGGTCCCGTAGCCCTACCACCACTAAGAGGGGGCGATCTCGGTCTCGAACCCCTACCAAAAGAGGTCATTCTAGGTCCCGGTCCCCTCAGTGGCGTAGGTCCCGGTCTGCACAGAGGTGGGGACGGTCCAGAAGCCCCCAGCGACGTGGTCGCTCTAGGTCTCCTCAGCGACCAGGCTGGTCTAGAAGCAGAAATACCCAGAGAAGAGGCAGGTCTAGATCGGCAAGGCGAGGCAGGTCTCATTCTAGATCCCCAGCCGCTAGGGGCAGATCTCGTTCTAGAACGCCAGCCCGCCGGGCTAGATCTCGCTCTAGAACGCCTGCCAGGCGGAGATCACGATCCAGAACACCTGCCAGGCGTAGGTCCCGCTCTAGGACACCAGCCCGGAGAGGCAGGTCTCGCTCTAGGACACCTGCTAGGCGCAGATCTAGGACCCGATCGCCAGTACGACGGAGGTCTCGTAGCAGATCACCAGCCAGGAGAAGTGGCAGGTCACGCTCTAGAACTCCAGCCAGACGTCGGTCACGCTCTAGAACACCAGCCAGGAGAGGGAGGTCTCGGTCTAGGACACCGGCAAGACGAGGACGATCTCGGTCTAGGACACCCGTAAGACGAGGACGATCTCGGTCTAGGACACCAGCAAGACGAAGATCTCGTAGTAGAAGTCTAGTTAGACGAGGAAGATCTCATTCTAGAACACCACAAAGAAGAGGCAGGTCTGGTTCGTCATCAGAGCGGAAGAACAAATCCAGAGCATCGCAGAGGAGGAGCAGGTCCAACTCAAGCCCAGAAATGAAAAAATCTCGAGTTTCTTCAAGACGGAGCAGGTCTCTCTCTTCACCGCGGTCCAAAGCAAAATCTCGCTTGTCTTTGAGGCGAAGCCTTTCGGGATCCTCTCCGTGTCCTAAACAAAAGTCTCGGACACCACCAAGGCGCAGTCGCTCTGGATCATCCCAGCCGAAAGCTAAATCTAGAACACCACCAAGGCGAAGTCGTTCTGGTTCTTCTCCTCCTTCTAACCAGAAATCTAAAACACCTTCAAGACAGAGTTGTTCCAGTTCCTCTCCTCAACCTAAAGTGAAGTCTGGAACACCACCAAGGCAAGGGTCTGTAACAAGTCCCCAGGCAAATGAACAGTCTGCGACACCACAAATACAGAGCCGTTCAGAATCATCACCTGACCCTGAGGTGAAGTCTATGACCCCTTCAAGACATAGCTGCTCTGGGTCCTCTCCTCCTAGAGTGAAATCTAGCACCCCTCCAAGAGGTTGCCGCTCGGGATCGTCATCTCCACAGCCCAAAGTGAAGGCAGTAATGTCGCCAGTCCAAAGTCATTCTGGCTCCTCTTCTCCAAGTCCTAGTAGGGTAACCTCTAAAACACCGCCAAGGCAAAGCAGATCAGAGTCTCCTTGCTCCAAGATGGAATCTAGATTGTTGCAAAGACATAGCCGTTCTAGGTCCTCTTCACCAGATACCAAAGTGAAACCTGGAACACCACCAAGACAAAGTCACTCAGGGTCTACTTCACCATGCCCTAAAGTTAAGCCCCATACTCCATCAGGGCACAGTCTTTGTGGATCTAAGTCCCCATGTTCCCAAGAGAAGTCTAAAGACTTACCAGCACAAAGTTCtggatccttctctctctgtccaggAGTAAAGTCTGCCACACCACCAGGAGAAATGTATTTTGTCTCTTCTCTGCAACAGAAAGGACAATCACAGACTTCACCAGACCCTAGATCTGATACTTCAAGTCCAGACATGAAACGGAGTCACCCTGAGTCTCCGTCTCTGCAGAGCAAATCTCACACACCTCTTAAGGGTGGCCGGTCCAGGTCCTCATCTCCAATCACTGAGCTGACCCCCAGATCTCCAACAAGACCAGACAGAAGTGAATTGTCAAGTCCTAGGCTAAAATCTGGAATGTCTCCTGAGCAGAGCAAGTCTCAGTCTGACTCTTTCCCATATCCTGCCATGGACTCTAAATCTCTTTTGGGGCAGAGTAGATTGGAGCCTTCTGagtcaaaagagaaaacaggcttACTCCTTCAGGAAGATACTACTGTGTCATCTCCTGGACCAAGAGACAAATCTAGTCCTTTCCCAGTGCAGGATAAATCTGAGTCCTCACCAGTACTCAGAGAGACACCTAAAATCCCATCAAGGGAAAGAGGTGGTGTTGGGTCATCCCCAGATACAAAAGACCAAAGTACGTCAGCTAAGCCAAGCCAAGATGAGGAATTAATGGAGGTCGAGAAATCTGAAGAATCCTCAAACCAGGTCCTCTCTCATTTGTCTTCAGAACTTAAAGAAATGGCTGGAGGTAATTTTGAATCCTCACCTGAAATAGAAGAAAGACCTGTGTCTTTGACTCTTGACCAAAGCCAGTCACAGACTTCTTTGGAAGCAGAAGTCCCTGCAGTGGCCTCAACTTGGAGTGGGCCACGTTTTTCTCCAGAGCATAAAGAGCTGTCTAATTCCTCCCCGAGGGAGAATAGCTTTGGATCACCTTTAGAATTTAGAAACTCAGGCCCTGTTGCAGAAATGAATGCTGGATTTTCTCCTGAGGTTAAAGAAGATTTGAATGGATCTTTTCCTAATCAGCTGGAGACAGATCCATTTGTAGACATGAAAGAACAATCCACAAGGTCCTCCAGACGCAGCAGTTCTGAGTTATCGCCAGATGCAGTGGAAAAAGCAGGAATGTCTTCAAATCAGAGTGTTTCTTCACCAGTGCTCGATGCTGTACCCAGAACACCATCGAGGGAAAGAAGTAGCTCTGCATCTCCTGAACTGAAAGACGGTTTACCCAGAACCCCCTCAAGGAGAAGCAGGTCTGGGTCTTCTCCAGGACTTAGAGATGGGTCTGGGACTCCCTCGAGGCACAGCTTATCTGGGTCCTCTCCTGGAATGAAAGATATACCTAGAACACCGTCTAGGGGGAGAAGTGAATGTGATTCTTCTCCAGAACCAAAAGCTTTGCCCCAGACTCCTAGGCCAAGGAGTCGTTCTCCATCATCTCCAGAGCTCAACAACAAGTGTCTTACCCCCCAGAGAGAACGAAGTGGGTCAGAGTCGTCAgttgaacagaagaccatggctaGGACTCCTCTTGGACAGAGAAGTCGATCTGGGTCTTCTCAAGAACTTGATGGGAAGCCCAGTGCGTCCCCTCAAGAAAGAAGTGAATCAGACTCTTCTCCAGATTCCAAAGCGAAGACACGAGTACCACTTAGAGAAAGGAGTCGGTCTGGGTCGTCTCCAGAGGTTGATAGCAAAGCCCGACCGTCTCCTCGCCGTAGTAGGTCTGGCTCATCCCCTGAAGTTAAAGATAAGCTGAGAGTGGCACCCAGGGCACAGAGCGGTTCTGATTCTTCTCCTGAACCCAAGGCTCCTGCCCTTCGAGCTCTTCCCAGACGAAGCAGGTCAGGTTCATCAAGCAAAGGCAGAGGCCCTTCCCCTGACGGAAGCAGCAGTTCAGAGTCCTCTCCAGAACACCCACCCAAGTCCAGAACTGCTAGAAGAAGCTCTAGGTCATCACCAGAGCCCAAGACCAAGTCCCGCACTCCACCTCGCCGTCGCAGCTCTAGATCGTCTCCTGAGCTGACTAGGAAGGCCAGGCTGTCTCGTAGAAGCCGCTCTGCATCGTCCTCACCAGAGACCCGTTCTAGAACCCCCCCGAGACGTCGAAGAAGTCCTTCAGTGTCTTCCCCAGAGCCAGCTGAAAAGTCAAGATCCTCACGCCGGCGGCGCTCAGCTTCATCCCCCCGTGCTAAGACAACTTCAAGGAGAGGCCGTTCTCCTTCACCAAAGCCTCGTGGGCTTCAGCGATCCCGTTCCCgctcaaggagagagaaaaccagaaCAACTCGACGTCGAGATAGGTCTGGATCTTCTCAGTCAACTTCGCGGAGAAGACAGCGGAGCCGGTCGAGGTCTCGGGTCACTCGTCGGCGGAGGGGAGGCTCTGGTTACCACTCAAGGTCACCTGCCCGGCAGGAGAGTTCCCGAACTTCTTCCCGACGCCGAAGAGGCCGTTCTCGGACACCCCCAGCCAGTCGGAAGCGGTCCCGCTCTCGTACATCACCAGCTCCATGGAAACGCTCACGGTCTCGGGCCTCTCCAGCCACTCACCGGCGGTCCAGGTCCAGGACACCTTTGGTCAGCCGCCGTAGGTCCAGGTCTCGAACTTCACCAGTCAGTCGGAGACGATCAAGGTCCAGGACATCAGTGACTCGACGAAGATCTCGATCCAGAGCATCGCCAGTGAGTCGAAGGCGATCCAGGTCTAGAACACCACCAGTAACCCGCCGTCGTTCAAGATCCAGAACCCCAACACGCCGGCGCTCCCGTTCTAGAACTCCACCGGTGACTCGAAGAAGGTCCAGATCTAGGACTCCACCAGTGACCAGGAGGCGATCTCGAAGCAGAACTTCCCCTATCGCTCGCAGAAGATCGAGATCCAGAACGTCTCCAGTCACCCGTAGGAGATCTCGATCTCGCACATCTCCGGTAACTCGAAGGAGGTCCCGCTCTCGAACCTCTCCGGTGACACGCCGCCGATCTCGTTCCCGAACACCTCCTGCTATTCGGCGTCGCTCTAGATCTCGGACCCCATTGTTGCCACGCAAGCGTTCTCGAAGTCGCTCTCCCCTTGCTATCCGTCGCCGTTCCAGATCCCGTACTCCACGAACAACTCGGGGCAAACGGTCCTTAACGAGATCTCCTCCCGCCATCCGAAGACGTTCTGCATCTGGAAGTAGTTCTGATCGCTCACGTTCTGCTACTCCTCCGGCAACGAGAAATCATTCTGGTTCTCGGACCCCTCCGGTAGCGCTCAATAGCTCCAGAATGAGCTGTTTCAGTCGTCCTAGCATGTCACCAACTCCTCTGGACCGCTGTCGATCACCTGGAATGCTGGAACCCCTTGGCAGCTCTAGAACACCTATGTCTGTCCTGCAGCAAGCTGGTGGCTCCATGATGGATGGTCCAGGTCCCCGAATTCCTGATCACCCGAGAACATCTGTGCCAGAAAATCACGCACAGTCTAGAATCGCACTTGCCCTGACAGCCATCAGTCTTGGCACTGCTCGGCCACCTCCATCCATGTCTGCTGCTGGCCTTGCTGCAAGAATGTCCCAGGTCCCAGCTCCAGTGCCTCTCATGAGTCTCAGAACGGCCCCAGCTGCCAGTCTTGCCAGCAGGATTCCTGCAGCTTCTGCAGCAGCGATGAATCTGGCCGGTGCCAGGACACCTGCCATACCAACAGCAGTGAACCTGGCTGACTCCAGAACGCCAGCTGCAGCAGCAGCCATGAACTTGGCCAGCCCCAGAACAGCAGTGGCACCTTCTGCTGTGAACCTCGCTGACCCTCGCACCCCTACAGCCCCAGCTGTGAATCTAGCAGGAGCCAGAACCCCAGCTGCCTTGGCAGCTCTGAGTCTCACCGGCTCTGGCACTCCCCCGACCGCTGCAAACTATCCCTCCAGCTCCAGAACAGCCCAGGCTGCAGCCCCTGCAAACCTGGTGGGTCCTAGATCTGCACATGCTACAGCTCCTGTGAATATTGCCAGCTCCAGAACCCCTCCAGCCATGGCACCTGCAAGCCTCACCAGTGCTAGAATGGCTCCAGCCTTGTCTGGTGCAAACCTTACCagcccccgggtgcccctcaCTGCTTACGAACGTGTTAGTGGTAGAACCTCACCGCCACTTCTTGACCGAGCCAGATCCAGAACCCCACCAGGAGGCCCAGGCTCCAGAACCCCACCATCTGCCCTCAGCCAGTCTAGAATGACCTCTGAGCGGGCTCCCTCTCCTGCTTCTAGAATGGTCCAGGCTTCCTCCCAGTGTGTTCTTCCTCCAGCTCAGGATCGAGCTAGGTCCCCTGTGCCATCTGCTTTTTCTGACCAGTCCCGAGCTTTGCTTGCCCAGACCACCCCTGTAGCAGGGTCTCAGTCCCTCTCCTCTGGGACGGTGGCAAAGACCACATCCTCTGCTGGTGACCACAACGGCATGCTCTCTGGCCCTGTCCCTGGGGTGTCCCACCCTGAGGGTGGGGAAACACCAGCCTCCACGGGGGCCCAGCAGCCTTCTGCATTGGCCACCCTGCAGCCGGCAAAGGAGCGGCGgagttcctcctcctcctcctcatccagctcctcctcttcatcctcgTCAtcgtcctcttcctcctcctcttcctccggTTCCAGTTCTAGCGACTCGGAGGGCTCTAGCCTTCCTGCTCAACCTGAGGTAGCGCTGAAGAG ggtccccagccccaccccagcccccaaggAGGCTGTTCGAGAGGGACGTCCTCCGGAGCCGACCCCGGCCAAGCGGAAGAGGCGCTCCAGTAGCTCCAgttccagctcctcctcctcctcttcctcctcttcctcgtcttcctcctcctcttcctcctcctcctcctcctcctcctcttcctcctcctcttcctcctctacttcttcatccccctcccccgctAAGCCTGGCCCTCAGGCCTTGCCCAAACCTGCAAGCCCCAAGAAGCCACCCCCCGGCGAGCGGAG GTCCCGTAGTCCCCGGAAGCCAATAGATTCCCTCCGAGATTCTCGGTCCCTCAGCTACTCGCCTGCGGAGCGCCGCCGCCCTTCGCCTCAGCCCTCGCCACGGGACCAGCAGAG TAGCAGCGAGCGGGGTTCCCGCCGAGGCCAGCGTGGGGACAGCCGCTCCCCTGGCCACAAGCGCAGGAGGGAGACACCCAGCCCCCGCCCCGTGCGGCACCGCTCGTCCAG GTCTCCTTGA